One Peromyscus leucopus breed LL Stock chromosome 14, UCI_PerLeu_2.1, whole genome shotgun sequence genomic window carries:
- the LOC114684621 gene encoding eukaryotic translation initiation factor 5-like, producing MSVNVNHSVSDQFYRYKMPRLIAKVEGKGNGIKTVIVNMVDVAKALNRPPTYPTKYFGCELGAQTQFDVKNDRYIVNGSHEANKLQDMLDGFIKKFVLCPECENPETDLHVNPKKQTIGNSCKACGYRGMLDTHHKLCTFILKNPPENSDSGTGKKEKKKKNRKGKDKENGSVSSSETPPPPPPNEISPPPHAVQEEEEEDDWGEDTTEEAQRHRMDEISDHAKVLTLSDDLKRTIEECVNILFDFVKKKSIIDSSDKEIVTEVERLDVKTMGPLALTEVLFNEKIREQIKKYRRHFLRFCHNKKAQRYLLHGLECVVAMHQAQLISKIPHILKEMYDADLLEEEVIISWSEKASKKYVSKELAKDIRVKAEPFIKWLKEAEEESSGGEEEDEDENIEVVYSKTACVPKVETVKSDNKDDDIDIDAI from the coding sequence ATGTCTGTCAACGTCAACCACAGCGTGTCAGATCAGTTCTATCGCTACAAGATGCCCCGTTTGATTGCCAAGGTTGAGGGCAAAGGAAATGGAATCAAGACAGTTATAGTCAACATGGTTGACGTTGCAAAGGCGCTTAATCGGCCTCCAACGTATCCCACCaaatattttggttgtgagctggGAGCACAGACCCAGTTTGATGTTAAGAATGACCGTTACATTGTCAATGGATCTCATGAGGCGAATAAGCTGCAAGACATGTTGGATGGATTCATTAAAAAATTTGTTCTTTGTCCTGAGTGTGAGAATCCTGAAACAGATCTGCATGTCAATCCAAAGAAGCAAACAATAGGTAATTCTTGTAAAGCCTGTGGGTACCGAGGCATGCTTGACACACATCATAAACTCTGTACATTCATTCTCAAAAACCCACCTGAGAATAGTGACAGTggtacaggaaagaaagaaaagaaaaagaaaaatagaaagggcAAGGACAAGGAAAATGGCTCCGTATCCAGCAGTGagacaccaccacctccaccaccaaatGAAATTAGTCCTCCTCCACATGCTgtgcaggaagaagaggaggaggatgattGGGGGGAGGATACAACTGAGGAAGCTCAGAGGCACAGAATGGATGAAATCAGTGACCATGCAAAAGTTCTGACACTCAGCGATGATTTGAAAAGAACTATAGAAGAGTGTGTTAACATCctgtttgattttgttaagaAAAAGAGCATTATTGATTCATCTGATAAAGAAATTGTTACTGAGGTAGAAAGACTGGATGTAAAAACTATGGGTCCTCTTGCTTTGACTGAAGTTCTCTTTAACGAGAAGATAAGAGAGCAGATCAAGAAATACAGGCGCCATTTCTTAAGATTTTGTCATAACAAAAAGGCTCAGCGATACCTCCTTCATGGTTTAGAATGTGTGGTAGCAATGCATCAAGCTCAGCTGATCTCCAAGATTCCACATATCTTGAAGGAGATGTATGATGCAGACCTTTTAGAAGAGGAGGTCATCATCAGCTGGTCGGAAAAGGCCTCTAAGAAATATGTCTCAAAAGAACTTGCCAAAGACATTCGTGTCAAAGCAGAACCATTTATTAAATGgttgaaggaagcagaggaagaatcTTCTGGTggtgaagaagaagatgaagatgaaaataTTGAGGTGGTATATTCGAAGACTGCCTGTGTACCAAAAGTTGAAACTGTGAAGTCTGACAACAAGGACGATGACATTGATATTGATGCCATTTAA